A single genomic interval of Aureliella helgolandensis harbors:
- a CDS encoding DUF1552 domain-containing protein, whose translation MSTVRRRFLQASGVALFLPVLEACQRSTNSNSQVAGSHVAPEPQTAIEEMPVVAQEAEADAPVVPEPEPGGMRMVAINVGLGLHAPHFIPNRSGRNYDLPRYLRLLESHRDHFTVISGASHPEVDGGHYSSKSFLTAAPHPLSAGFRNSISLDQLAASKLGGTTRFASLALTETGPGLSWSSSGVEVPTESRPSQIFRQLFLAGNAREQQRQLQKLEVGQSVLDALGEQRRGLTPLVSGRDRQKLDQYFNSVREAEQQLVKAQAWTHRPKPVVDQEPPRDIPSATQIVERMDLMYDMMHLALESNSTRFLTYFINGFNQVPDINGVTIDYHNLSHHGKDPEKLAQLTVVEEQVVGALGRFLNKLAQTQEQGQGLLEKTMVLFGSNLGNANNHDSRNMPILLAGGGFQHGQHLSFDQPTDYPLPNLYVSMLQQLGLEIDSFASSTGTLSELA comes from the coding sequence ATGAGCACGGTACGACGCAGATTTTTGCAGGCATCTGGGGTCGCCTTGTTTCTACCAGTACTGGAGGCATGCCAACGCTCGACCAATTCCAATTCTCAGGTGGCTGGTTCGCATGTGGCCCCTGAGCCACAGACCGCCATTGAAGAAATGCCGGTGGTGGCGCAAGAGGCTGAAGCGGACGCTCCGGTGGTGCCCGAGCCCGAGCCGGGCGGAATGCGGATGGTAGCCATTAACGTCGGCCTTGGTTTGCACGCCCCTCACTTCATCCCCAATCGGAGTGGTCGCAACTACGATCTGCCAAGGTATTTGAGGCTCCTTGAGTCGCATCGCGACCACTTCACAGTCATTTCGGGGGCTTCGCATCCGGAGGTGGATGGAGGGCACTACTCGAGCAAGTCTTTTTTGACGGCTGCGCCGCACCCGCTGAGTGCGGGGTTTCGCAATAGCATCTCCCTAGATCAATTGGCTGCTTCAAAGTTGGGAGGGACGACTCGCTTTGCGTCGCTCGCTCTAACGGAGACAGGACCAGGGTTGTCGTGGTCGAGTAGTGGTGTGGAAGTCCCCACGGAGTCTCGTCCGTCCCAAATTTTTCGGCAGTTGTTTTTGGCCGGCAATGCACGAGAGCAGCAGCGGCAGCTACAAAAATTAGAAGTGGGGCAAAGCGTCTTGGATGCGCTGGGCGAGCAGCGTCGCGGGTTGACGCCGCTGGTGAGCGGACGAGATCGGCAGAAGCTGGATCAATACTTCAATTCGGTGCGTGAAGCGGAACAGCAGCTTGTCAAAGCTCAGGCCTGGACGCATCGTCCCAAGCCGGTGGTGGATCAGGAACCACCGCGAGATATACCGAGCGCAACGCAGATCGTTGAACGCATGGACTTGATGTACGACATGATGCACTTGGCTTTGGAATCCAACTCAACGCGATTTTTGACCTACTTCATCAATGGCTTTAATCAAGTACCTGACATTAATGGAGTTACGATTGACTACCACAATTTGTCGCACCACGGCAAGGATCCTGAGAAGCTTGCGCAGTTGACTGTGGTGGAGGAGCAGGTTGTGGGAGCGTTGGGGCGGTTTTTGAATAAACTCGCGCAAACACAGGAGCAGGGGCAAGGTTTATTGGAAAAGACAATGGTTCTGTTTGGTTCGAATCTAGGCAATGCCAATAATCATGACTCGCGGAACATGCCTATTCTGTTAGCGGGAGGTGGATTCCAACATGGCCAGCACTTATCGTTTGATCAGCCGACAGACTATCCGTTGCCGAATCTGTATGTCTCAATGCTTCAGCAACTAGGATTGGAAATCGACTCCTTCGCGTCATCGACGGGTACGTTGAGCGAGTTAGCGTGA
- a CDS encoding DUF1592 domain-containing protein, giving the protein MSKYRYLDFRALLNASFILTFSVLNSLPLLAFGVNATLSSFSQSFCVDCHAGADAEAGFDLSQLETTFEDEESTQRWVRVFDRLSRGDMPPADAEQPSAEERRAILAKLAEGIQQAEEQRAEVVLRRLNRVEYENTIHDLFNIQLPLQHLLPQDASTAGFDNVGEGLVLSPETIRAYLKTSELILGNVLGPPEAPPQIKHRTNFLRDRDHRGNVARASKFGSMFRKTPEGIVIFQSDYCPTNLIEFVKLKVPAGTYRGRVRVRAIQSDAPVTLRIYGGDTLTSRREKHVVGYYDIPPNIWTDLEFTDRLMEAGGTYKFQCYNTIDIRKGADTYTGPGLEIGDITIEGPLEEWPPASRQQLLGDLDVEQATLADAEQILKRLLPRALRRPLRDGEQEFYVGLVEQRLEFGDNFEASLRFALQTLLCSSDFLFLNEQPIEDSRGRQRISDYALAARLSYFLWSSTPDVELLRIAHAGKLSHPAILRQQVERLLSAPRGEALVRNFGGQWLGLREIDFTTPDQELFPEFDELLQRSMLAETEHFLQHLLDKDLDVMQVIDSKFTFLNERLAAHYGVPDITGQEMRWVPLPEDSWRGGVLTQASVLKVTANGTNTSPVLRGAWVAEHIMGRPIPPPPPTVSGVEPDIRGARTLREQLAAHRDNSLCASCHDRMDPPGFALESFDPIGGYREHYRTLGDGKRSGLSRSAFTHSWVKYKVGLPVDATGTTPDGMHFEDVREFKRWLLLREADIMRCITGKLMTYATGRAMRFSDRMEIHNVIDRTRSGGNGLRTLVHEVVQSSIFQSP; this is encoded by the coding sequence ATGAGCAAGTACCGATATCTCGATTTTCGAGCACTATTGAACGCGTCTTTTATCCTCACGTTTTCGGTTCTTAACTCTTTACCGTTGCTGGCGTTTGGTGTAAATGCGACGCTAAGCAGTTTTTCTCAGTCCTTCTGTGTTGATTGTCATGCAGGGGCCGATGCAGAAGCCGGTTTTGATCTTTCGCAACTCGAAACAACTTTTGAAGACGAAGAGTCTACGCAGAGATGGGTTCGTGTCTTCGATCGGCTTAGCCGTGGAGATATGCCGCCAGCTGACGCCGAGCAGCCGTCTGCCGAAGAGCGACGTGCGATCTTGGCCAAACTAGCGGAAGGCATCCAGCAGGCGGAAGAGCAACGAGCCGAAGTTGTGCTGCGGCGGCTAAATCGCGTCGAATACGAAAACACCATTCACGATCTATTCAATATTCAACTACCCCTCCAGCATTTGTTGCCGCAAGATGCTTCTACCGCCGGCTTCGACAATGTCGGCGAAGGACTGGTCCTCTCCCCGGAAACGATCCGAGCTTACCTAAAAACCAGTGAGCTCATCCTGGGGAATGTGTTAGGACCTCCTGAGGCTCCTCCTCAGATCAAACACCGTACCAATTTCCTGCGTGATCGAGATCATCGCGGTAACGTGGCACGCGCTTCCAAGTTCGGGAGCATGTTCCGCAAGACGCCAGAGGGAATCGTTATCTTTCAGTCCGATTACTGCCCCACCAATCTTATCGAATTCGTCAAACTCAAGGTACCTGCAGGTACCTATCGCGGGAGAGTGCGCGTGCGAGCCATTCAGTCTGACGCGCCGGTAACCCTGCGCATCTATGGAGGGGATACCCTTACCAGTCGCCGCGAGAAGCATGTGGTGGGCTACTACGATATCCCTCCCAATATTTGGACGGATCTTGAGTTTACCGATCGATTAATGGAAGCGGGCGGAACGTATAAATTTCAGTGCTACAATACGATCGATATCCGTAAGGGAGCTGATACTTACACCGGACCTGGTTTGGAAATTGGCGATATTACGATTGAAGGACCACTCGAGGAGTGGCCGCCGGCCAGCCGCCAGCAGTTGCTCGGAGATTTGGATGTCGAACAAGCCACCCTGGCAGATGCCGAGCAAATTCTGAAACGTTTGCTGCCACGTGCCCTCCGCCGACCGCTCAGGGATGGGGAGCAGGAGTTCTACGTTGGTTTGGTGGAGCAGCGTCTTGAGTTTGGGGATAATTTCGAAGCTTCCCTACGATTTGCCTTGCAGACGCTACTTTGCTCGTCCGATTTCTTATTTCTTAATGAACAGCCAATCGAGGATTCTCGCGGGCGACAGCGTATTAGCGATTACGCACTTGCAGCTCGCTTGAGTTATTTCTTGTGGAGTTCAACGCCAGATGTGGAACTTCTTCGGATCGCACATGCCGGCAAGCTCAGCCATCCAGCTATCCTCCGGCAGCAAGTCGAGCGATTGCTGTCGGCACCACGCGGTGAGGCACTGGTTCGCAATTTTGGCGGGCAGTGGCTAGGACTGCGTGAAATCGATTTTACGACACCGGATCAGGAGTTATTTCCAGAGTTCGATGAACTCTTGCAACGCTCGATGCTTGCTGAAACTGAGCATTTTCTGCAACACTTACTCGACAAAGATTTAGACGTGATGCAGGTCATCGACTCCAAATTCACGTTTCTGAATGAGAGATTGGCGGCTCACTATGGCGTCCCCGATATCACGGGGCAGGAAATGCGTTGGGTGCCCTTGCCAGAAGACAGCTGGCGTGGTGGAGTATTAACGCAAGCCAGTGTTCTGAAAGTTACCGCCAACGGGACGAACACCTCACCGGTTTTGCGAGGTGCTTGGGTGGCCGAGCATATCATGGGGCGTCCGATCCCACCTCCGCCCCCGACGGTTTCAGGGGTAGAGCCCGACATTCGTGGTGCCCGCACGCTGCGCGAACAATTGGCAGCCCACCGCGACAATAGCTTGTGTGCGAGTTGTCATGATCGCATGGACCCGCCTGGCTTCGCTTTGGAGAGTTTCGATCCCATTGGTGGCTACCGTGAGCACTACCGCACCCTAGGCGATGGCAAGAGATCCGGTTTAAGTCGCTCTGCTTTTACCCATTCATGGGTGAAATACAAAGTTGGCTTGCCCGTCGACGCGACGGGGACGACCCCCGACGGTATGCATTTCGAGGATGTTCGCGAATTCAAACGCTGGTTGTTGCTGCGCGAGGCCGACATCATGCGCTGCATTACCGGGAAGCTCATGACCTATGCGACCGGACGCGCCATGCGTTTTTCCGATCGGATGGAGATTCACAATGTCATCGATCGCACGCGCTCCGGCGGCAATGGTCTGAGGACGCTAGTGCACGAGGTTGTGCAGAGTTCCATTTTCCAGTCTCCCTAA